The following coding sequences are from one Thermostaphylospora chromogena window:
- a CDS encoding FABP family protein translates to MAVPELHPQLEPIAFLLGRWEGAGVGGYPTIESFRFGQEIEFGHTGGSFLTYTSRTWLLDDAGERVRPLATETGYWRALPDRQLEVLLAHPTGIVEVYIGEVVFHKIELRSDVVARTATAKEYVAGHRLYGLVNGNLMWAYDMQAMGRQEFDSHTSAELKKVADFTGEE, encoded by the coding sequence ATGGCTGTACCTGAACTGCATCCCCAGCTCGAGCCGATCGCCTTCCTGCTCGGCAGGTGGGAGGGGGCCGGGGTGGGAGGCTATCCGACGATCGAGAGCTTCCGATTCGGTCAGGAGATCGAATTCGGGCACACCGGCGGCTCGTTCCTGACCTACACCAGCCGCACCTGGCTGCTGGACGACGCGGGAGAGCGGGTGCGCCCGCTGGCCACCGAGACCGGCTACTGGCGGGCACTGCCGGACCGGCAGCTCGAGGTGCTCCTCGCCCATCCCACCGGCATCGTCGAGGTCTACATCGGCGAAGTGGTGTTCCACAAGATCGAGCTGCGCTCCGACGTGGTGGCCCGCACCGCCACGGCCAAGGAGTACGTCGCGGGACACCGGCTCTACGGCCTGGTCAACGGCAACCTCATGTGGGCGTACGACATGCAGGCGATGGGGCGGCAGGAGTTCGACTCCCACACCTCTGCGGAGCTGAAGAAGGTCGCCGACTTCACCGGCGAGGAGTGA
- a CDS encoding Fur family transcriptional regulator, with protein MTETSWHEELRARGYRVTPQRQLVLEAVKELEHATPEAICSRVRQTARGVNISTVYRTLELLEELGMVTHTHLGHGAPTYHLATEADHVHLVCRDCGEIQEISPEMVQSMVTTLDRELGFETDVHHLTVFGRCSRCK; from the coding sequence ATGACCGAGACGTCGTGGCATGAGGAGCTTCGCGCGCGCGGCTATCGGGTGACGCCGCAGCGTCAGCTCGTGCTGGAGGCGGTCAAGGAGCTGGAGCACGCCACGCCGGAGGCGATCTGCTCGCGGGTACGGCAGACGGCGCGCGGGGTGAACATCTCGACCGTCTACCGCACGCTGGAGCTCCTGGAGGAGCTGGGCATGGTCACCCACACCCATCTCGGGCACGGCGCGCCGACGTACCATCTCGCCACGGAGGCCGACCACGTCCATCTGGTCTGCCGCGACTGCGGTGAGATCCAGGAGATCAGCCCCGAGATGGTCCAGAGCATGGTGACCACGCTGGATCGGGAGCTGGGGTTCGAGACCGACGTTCACCACCTGACCGTCTTCGGCCGCTGCAGCCGGTGCAAGTAG
- a CDS encoding YgfZ/GcvT domain-containing protein, giving the protein MRSPLLDEPGAVAAEAPDTDVAAHYGDPFAEQRALAAGEAVVDRSNREVVRIAGPDRLTWLNNLTSQKLVDLQPGEPTQTLLLDPQGRVEHHLMLVDDGEAVWAHVEPGTAAELTAFLEKMRFMLRVEVSEETARYAVVSHAGGEIDLPPGAIAMGEDVLLPRELLPEHLGRRLAGLWAYEALRIEAHRPRQGFETDHKTIPHEVGWIGTAVHLSKGCYRGQETVARVHNLGHPPRRLVFLHLDGSVDVLPPHGAEVTADGEQVGFVGSSVRHHELGPIALALVKRTVPVDAPLLAGGVAATQEVIVPPDAGRNVTIDPALRRRLR; this is encoded by the coding sequence ATGCGAAGCCCCTTGCTGGACGAGCCCGGAGCGGTGGCGGCCGAGGCTCCCGATACCGACGTCGCGGCACACTACGGCGACCCGTTCGCCGAGCAGCGCGCCCTAGCGGCGGGTGAGGCCGTGGTCGACCGGAGCAACCGCGAGGTGGTCCGCATCGCCGGTCCCGACCGCCTCACCTGGCTCAACAACCTGACCTCGCAGAAGCTCGTCGATCTGCAACCCGGTGAGCCCACGCAGACACTCCTGCTCGACCCGCAGGGCCGGGTGGAGCACCATCTCATGCTCGTGGACGACGGCGAGGCGGTGTGGGCCCACGTCGAGCCGGGGACGGCCGCCGAGCTGACGGCGTTCCTGGAGAAGATGCGCTTCATGCTCCGCGTGGAGGTGAGCGAGGAGACCGCGCGTTACGCGGTGGTGTCCCACGCCGGAGGCGAGATCGACCTGCCGCCGGGCGCGATCGCCATGGGCGAGGACGTGCTGCTGCCCCGCGAGCTGCTGCCCGAGCACCTGGGCAGGCGCCTGGCCGGGCTGTGGGCGTACGAGGCGCTGCGCATCGAGGCCCACCGTCCCCGGCAGGGGTTCGAGACCGACCACAAGACGATCCCGCACGAGGTGGGGTGGATCGGCACCGCCGTCCACCTGTCCAAGGGCTGCTACCGCGGCCAGGAGACCGTCGCCCGGGTGCACAACCTCGGCCATCCGCCGCGCCGCCTGGTGTTCCTGCACCTGGACGGCAGCGTGGACGTGCTGCCCCCGCACGGCGCCGAGGTCACCGCCGACGGCGAGCAGGTCGGCTTCGTCGGCAGTTCCGTTCGCCACCACGAGCTGGGACCGATCGCGCTCGCCCTGGTCAAGCGCACCGTCCCGGTGGACGCACCGCTGCTGGCCGGCGGCGTGGCCGCCACCCAGGAGGTCATCGTGCCTCCGGACGCCGGTCGTAACGTCACCATCGATCCGGCGCTGCGCCGCAGACTCCGCTGA
- the dtd gene encoding D-aminoacyl-tRNA deacylase, translated as MRAVVQRVSSASVVVEGAKVGAIDEPGLLALVGVTHTDTPAHAAKLAAKLWGLRILHGEKSCSDIGAPLLVVSQFTLYGDARKGRRPTWQAAAPGPVAEPLIDAVVRELRALGAHVETGVFGADMKVELINDGPFTVIVEV; from the coding sequence ATGCGAGCGGTGGTCCAGCGAGTGAGTTCCGCGTCCGTGGTGGTGGAGGGCGCCAAGGTCGGCGCGATCGACGAGCCGGGGCTGCTGGCGCTGGTCGGTGTCACCCACACCGACACGCCCGCGCACGCCGCCAAGCTGGCGGCCAAACTGTGGGGGCTGCGCATCCTGCACGGTGAGAAGTCCTGCTCCGACATCGGCGCGCCGCTGCTGGTCGTCAGCCAGTTCACCCTGTACGGCGACGCCCGCAAGGGCCGCCGTCCGACGTGGCAGGCGGCCGCTCCGGGACCGGTCGCCGAACCGCTGATCGATGCGGTGGTCCGCGAATTGCGGGCGCTGGGCGCGCACGTGGAGACGGGCGTGTTCGGCGCCGACATGAAGGTCGAGTTGATCAACGACGGTCCCTTCACGGTGATCGTCGAGGTCTGA
- a CDS encoding asparaginase has protein sequence MESLVVEVVRSGFVESRHRARLLAVAADGSVVRAHGAVDALVSPRSSLKPLQALGMLRSGLDLEGEALALACASHAGEPFHTDGVRKILAGVGLDETALRCPAALPEDAETARAVLRSGGDAAPIHMNCSGKHAAMLATCVVNGWPTATYRDPAHPLQRAIRATVEELTGERVAATGVDGCGAPLFFVSMVGVVRAFRALVLAAPGTPERRIADAMRAHPEWTSGTLRPEAALMRAVPGLLVKAGAEAFDAFALDDGRAGAVKIEDGGQRARVPVTVAALRALGVTAAELDGLAAAPVFGGGEPVGEVRIAEG, from the coding sequence ATGGAGTCCCTGGTGGTGGAGGTGGTCCGGTCCGGCTTCGTGGAGTCGCGCCATCGGGCGCGGCTGCTCGCGGTCGCGGCCGACGGATCGGTGGTGCGCGCGCACGGCGCGGTCGACGCGCTGGTCTCCCCGCGCTCGTCGTTGAAGCCGCTGCAGGCGCTCGGCATGCTGCGCAGCGGTCTCGACCTGGAGGGCGAGGCGCTCGCTCTGGCCTGCGCCAGCCACGCGGGCGAGCCGTTCCACACGGACGGAGTGCGCAAGATCCTCGCCGGCGTGGGGCTGGACGAGACCGCCCTGCGCTGTCCGGCGGCCCTGCCCGAGGACGCCGAGACGGCTCGCGCCGTGCTCCGCTCAGGCGGTGACGCCGCTCCCATCCACATGAACTGCTCAGGCAAGCACGCGGCGATGCTCGCCACCTGCGTCGTGAACGGCTGGCCGACCGCGACCTACCGGGACCCGGCCCACCCGCTTCAGCGGGCGATCCGCGCGACGGTGGAGGAGCTGACCGGCGAGCGTGTCGCCGCAACCGGCGTGGACGGCTGCGGGGCCCCGCTGTTCTTCGTGTCCATGGTGGGGGTGGTGCGCGCCTTCCGCGCGCTCGTCCTGGCCGCCCCCGGCACGCCGGAGCGGCGCATCGCCGACGCCATGCGCGCCCATCCCGAGTGGACCTCCGGCACCCTGCGCCCCGAGGCCGCGCTCATGCGCGCCGTGCCCGGTCTGCTGGTCAAAGCGGGGGCCGAGGCGTTCGACGCGTTCGCGCTCGATGACGGCCGGGCCGGTGCGGTGAAGATCGAGGACGGCGGGCAGCGTGCTCGGGTGCCGGTCACGGTGGCCGCGCTGCGGGCACTCGGCGTCACAGCGGCCGAGCTGGACGGCCTGGCCGCCGCCCCCGTGTTCGGGGGCGGCGAGCCGGTGGGCGAGGTCAGGATCGCCGAGGGCTGA
- a CDS encoding DUF2207 domain-containing protein, translated as MAGSKLRRKAAIILAAAVLSVLTSSASAAADTITTDTATARGTEARAAGTVKSDTVELELREGGVLHVKETITYEGGPLTREVVTRTRYDDANDRVFPISDFKGDGTLSGDTITISGSSGTATLEYDVRGAVTPIPDGEELRWYAVGPWSVPVEQAIVKVTGPGRVQSLTCFAGPLTSAVGCTAASMDHTGATADFEQQSMAAGEVLTVVVGYPEGTSGGAPVLERRFELSSAFTLDAVTGGALVGLLIILLGGIGLLYWTRGRDARVIGSESGMVTGVENGHFAPPDGVRPGQIGTLIDEQADVIDVTATIVDLAVRGYLRIDEQPRQTYDAPDWKLVKLPQAPVGSLLPYERTLYESIFKGRDEVLLSELKGSFAADLSKVRDELYTDVVRQGWFARRPDTVRSRWTTAGVVLTVLGVVTTVALAWFTTYGLLGLAVIIAGAALAVGGQYMPAKTAKGSAALAHTLGFRDFLASGDIGHAPQEQRIELFSRYLPYAVVFDNVDRWAKVVASVTGNGGPADNLYWYHGPAEWDLSKFAASMRTFTTTASGAISASRQFRSL; from the coding sequence ATGGCGGGATCGAAACTGCGCAGGAAAGCCGCGATCATCCTGGCCGCAGCCGTACTGAGCGTGCTCACGTCGTCCGCGTCCGCCGCGGCGGACACCATCACGACAGACACCGCGACGGCGCGCGGCACGGAGGCACGGGCTGCGGGAACGGTGAAGAGCGACACCGTCGAGCTGGAACTACGCGAAGGTGGTGTGCTGCACGTCAAGGAGACCATCACCTACGAGGGTGGGCCGCTGACCCGCGAGGTCGTCACCCGGACCCGCTACGACGACGCCAACGACCGCGTCTTCCCGATCTCCGACTTCAAGGGTGACGGAACCCTCTCCGGTGACACGATCACCATCTCGGGTTCGAGCGGCACGGCCACCCTGGAGTACGACGTCAGGGGCGCGGTGACGCCGATCCCCGACGGCGAGGAGCTGCGCTGGTACGCCGTGGGCCCCTGGTCGGTCCCGGTGGAGCAGGCGATCGTGAAGGTCACCGGGCCGGGACGCGTCCAGAGCCTGACCTGCTTCGCGGGCCCGCTCACCTCCGCGGTCGGCTGCACGGCCGCGTCGATGGACCACACCGGCGCCACCGCGGACTTCGAACAGCAGAGCATGGCCGCCGGCGAGGTGCTGACCGTGGTCGTCGGCTACCCCGAGGGCACCAGCGGCGGCGCCCCCGTCCTCGAACGCCGCTTCGAGCTGTCCTCCGCCTTCACCCTGGACGCGGTGACCGGTGGCGCGCTCGTCGGCCTGCTGATCATCCTTCTCGGCGGTATCGGCCTGCTCTACTGGACCAGGGGACGGGACGCCCGCGTCATCGGCAGCGAATCCGGCATGGTGACGGGAGTGGAGAACGGCCACTTCGCTCCGCCGGACGGCGTACGGCCCGGCCAGATCGGCACGTTGATCGACGAGCAGGCCGATGTGATCGACGTGACGGCCACGATCGTCGACCTGGCCGTACGCGGCTACCTGCGCATCGACGAGCAGCCTCGGCAGACCTACGACGCCCCCGACTGGAAGCTGGTGAAGCTGCCGCAGGCACCGGTCGGCTCGCTGCTGCCGTACGAGCGCACGCTCTACGAATCGATCTTCAAGGGCCGGGACGAGGTGCTGCTGTCTGAGCTGAAGGGCTCCTTCGCCGCCGATCTGAGCAAGGTGCGCGACGAGCTGTACACCGACGTGGTGCGGCAGGGATGGTTCGCCCGCCGGCCGGACACCGTGCGCAGCCGCTGGACCACCGCCGGCGTGGTGCTCACCGTCCTCGGAGTGGTCACGACCGTCGCGCTCGCCTGGTTCACCACCTACGGCCTGCTGGGGCTCGCGGTGATCATCGCGGGTGCGGCGCTGGCCGTGGGCGGCCAGTACATGCCGGCCAAGACCGCCAAGGGGTCGGCCGCACTGGCGCACACGCTCGGATTCCGCGACTTCCTCGCCTCGGGCGACATCGGCCACGCCCCGCAGGAGCAGCGGATCGAGCTGTTCTCCCGCTACCTGCCCTACGCGGTGGTCTTCGACAACGTGGACCGCTGGGCCAAGGTGGTCGCCTCGGTCACCGGGAACGGCGGCCCGGCGGACAACCTGTACTGGTACCACGGCCCGGCCGAGTGGGACCTGTCGAAGTTCGCGGCGTCCATGCGGACCTTCACCACGACCGCCTCCGGCGCGATCTCCGCCTCCCGGCAGTTCCGCTCCCTGTGA
- a CDS encoding neutral zinc metallopeptidase, translated as MPRHRTDTSAGLMAFGAFGVLALTLTAIVVASNLADGPDAAPAVGPGTGPKATSDADPAPPQDDTEVTPPKPPRPVRPRLRDPETASQPASYAVRLASQARENSANVRVDLRRMRRSDTRARLQRNPIYATGVMSSMSCPASRPSTSPAAMNRFLHAVTDCLDRAWAAKFARANALFLKPRRIYYSRGGRGPCGTYPAAGAAAYYCPSNRGMYIGLSHVIEQSGRVDPARNHVPYLTVLAHEYAHHVQSMAGIGGAWWWEVSGASRKAQDAYSRRNELQAQCLSGVFARSVRSSLGVTASRWQETLRVDYGRGDDQNNLGLRDHGSGRNYAAWLHHGYRYGRIAYCNTWVARASDVS; from the coding sequence ATGCCCAGGCACAGGACGGACACGTCGGCGGGTCTGATGGCCTTCGGCGCCTTCGGAGTACTGGCGCTGACCCTCACCGCGATCGTGGTCGCTTCGAACCTGGCGGACGGTCCCGACGCGGCCCCGGCCGTCGGCCCGGGCACGGGGCCCAAGGCGACCTCCGACGCCGACCCCGCCCCGCCCCAGGACGACACCGAGGTCACGCCGCCCAAACCGCCCCGTCCGGTCAGGCCTCGCCTGCGCGACCCGGAGACGGCGTCGCAGCCCGCCTCCTATGCGGTGCGGCTCGCCTCCCAGGCCCGCGAGAACAGCGCCAACGTCCGCGTGGATCTGCGCAGGATGCGCCGGAGCGACACCCGGGCCCGCCTCCAGCGCAACCCGATCTACGCCACCGGCGTCATGTCCTCCATGAGCTGCCCCGCCTCCCGGCCCTCGACGAGCCCGGCGGCCATGAACCGCTTCCTGCACGCCGTGACCGACTGCCTGGACCGGGCCTGGGCGGCGAAGTTCGCCCGGGCCAACGCGCTGTTCCTGAAGCCGCGGCGGATCTACTACAGCCGCGGTGGGCGCGGCCCGTGCGGGACGTACCCGGCCGCGGGAGCCGCCGCGTACTACTGCCCGTCCAACCGCGGCATGTACATCGGCCTCAGTCACGTGATCGAGCAGTCCGGGCGAGTGGACCCCGCGCGGAACCACGTCCCCTACCTCACCGTTCTCGCCCACGAGTACGCCCATCACGTGCAGTCGATGGCCGGTATCGGCGGAGCCTGGTGGTGGGAGGTCTCCGGTGCGTCCCGGAAGGCCCAGGACGCGTACTCGCGCCGTAACGAGCTGCAGGCGCAGTGCCTGTCGGGCGTCTTCGCCCGCAGCGTGCGTTCCTCGCTGGGGGTCACCGCGTCCCGATGGCAGGAGACCCTGCGGGTGGACTACGGACGCGGCGACGACCAGAACAATCTGGGCCTGCGCGACCACGGCAGCGGCCGGAACTACGCCGCCTGGCTCCACCACGGTTACCGCTACGGGCGCATCGCCTACTGCAACACCTGGGTCGCCCGGGCGTCCGACGTCAGCTGA
- a CDS encoding alanyl-tRNA editing protein, with the protein MSIDLYGRTRRLELSDQNLREWEAVVLASSPEGIVLDKSAFYPGGGGQPADHGVLLWLGVETRIVGVRKGEDLELIPAEGDPIPPAGTTVHAAVADERRSALMRTHSALHVLCGVVFRDYGSLVTGGNMEPFVARMDFNLPEVPPGFKQAIEDACNAEVAADRRIDIRVLPRDEAFKIPDIIRTATNLVPESAREVRIVDIVGLDCQADGGTHVASTKQIGRIKVAKIENKGKGFRRVRIQVTD; encoded by the coding sequence ATGAGCATCGACCTGTACGGGCGCACGCGCCGACTGGAGCTCAGCGACCAGAACCTGCGCGAGTGGGAGGCCGTGGTCCTGGCGTCCTCGCCCGAGGGGATCGTCCTCGACAAGTCAGCGTTCTACCCGGGCGGCGGCGGACAGCCCGCCGACCACGGCGTGCTGCTGTGGCTGGGAGTGGAGACCCGCATCGTGGGTGTGCGCAAAGGCGAGGACCTCGAGCTGATCCCCGCCGAGGGCGACCCGATCCCACCCGCGGGCACCACCGTCCACGCCGCCGTGGCCGACGAGCGCCGCTCGGCTCTCATGCGCACCCATTCAGCCCTGCACGTGCTGTGCGGGGTGGTCTTCCGCGACTACGGTTCACTGGTGACCGGCGGCAACATGGAGCCGTTCGTCGCCAGGATGGACTTCAACCTGCCCGAGGTACCGCCCGGCTTCAAACAGGCGATCGAGGACGCCTGCAACGCCGAGGTGGCGGCCGACCGGCGGATCGACATCCGGGTGCTGCCCCGCGACGAGGCCTTCAAGATCCCGGACATCATCCGCACCGCGACCAACCTCGTACCGGAGTCGGCGCGGGAGGTCCGCATCGTGGACATCGTGGGCCTGGACTGCCAGGCGGACGGCGGCACGCACGTCGCCTCGACCAAGCAGATCGGCCGCATCAAGGTCGCCAAGATCGAAAACAAGGGCAAGGGCTTCCGCCGCGTCCGCATCCAGGTCACCGATTAG
- a CDS encoding SGNH/GDSL hydrolase family protein: MTRGIRTALAVLAAWCVLAALAGCTTEARKTGPSYTPPPPPPRAPVVMIIGDSFTVGWGPVRRWETYAAQAARRLGWQLVTAGAGGTGYVNPGRAGRDFHASFRQELSWRPAPDLLIVSGGHNDRRVPASEVEAAADKLFTEVKTYWPEVRIVVIGPIWVSDAPRWAYDVRDAIAAAARRAGAEFLDPLAEPNLVGDESDGVLSDGVHPTLRGHARLAGWLVRSLGAEPDDEADMRGRPRHGHSPDPEHAEPDSSPTDHPETEHSKDSADREPSKSTTPHPAGGDRPGEGSAHPAGARVGPPPTSSVTG, translated from the coding sequence GTGACCCGCGGTATCCGTACGGCTCTCGCCGTCCTGGCAGCGTGGTGCGTGCTGGCCGCCCTCGCCGGATGCACGACGGAGGCGCGCAAGACCGGCCCCTCCTACACGCCGCCGCCACCACCCCCTCGTGCACCCGTCGTAATGATCATCGGGGACAGCTTCACCGTGGGATGGGGCCCGGTGCGCAGATGGGAGACGTACGCCGCGCAGGCGGCCCGGCGGCTGGGCTGGCAGCTCGTCACGGCGGGAGCGGGTGGAACCGGCTATGTGAACCCGGGCCGGGCGGGGCGTGACTTCCACGCCTCGTTCCGGCAGGAGCTGTCCTGGCGCCCCGCGCCCGATCTGCTGATCGTCTCCGGGGGCCACAACGACCGGCGCGTCCCCGCGAGCGAGGTCGAGGCGGCAGCGGACAAGCTGTTCACCGAAGTGAAGACGTACTGGCCGGAGGTCCGCATCGTGGTGATCGGCCCCATCTGGGTGTCCGACGCGCCGCGCTGGGCTTACGACGTGAGGGATGCCATCGCCGCGGCCGCTCGGCGGGCCGGGGCCGAATTCCTCGACCCGTTGGCCGAGCCGAACCTCGTCGGGGACGAGTCGGACGGCGTTCTGTCCGACGGTGTCCACCCGACCCTGCGCGGGCATGCCCGGCTGGCGGGCTGGCTCGTCCGGTCGCTGGGGGCGGAGCCTGACGACGAGGCCGACATGCGCGGGCGACCCCGGCACGGCCACTCCCCGGACCCGGAGCACGCCGAGCCCGATTCGTCGCCTACGGACCATCCGGAAACCGAGCATTCCAAGGATTCGGCCGACCGTGAACCGTCGAAATCCACGACCCCTCACCCGGCCGGAGGGGACCGGCCGGGTGAGGGGTCCGCGCACCCGGCCGGAGCTCGCGTCGGCCCGCCGCCCACGTCATCGGTGACGGGGTAG
- a CDS encoding serine/threonine-protein kinase translates to MNPHKAGGLKEGDVLTRRYRLLERIASGGMSAIWRAFDQSLHRMVAVKVLDRPLDADHGERELIRREARAAARIIHPDAIEVYDYGETVTSNGRMAAFVVMRLLDGTPLADRIADGPLPWQEAVTIAARVAKVLAAAHERGIVHRDVTAENVLITPDGAKLLDFGIAAFVGEQASERVADYGTPPYVAPERLAGVITDPAVDVYSLGVLLFEMLTGDTPYPERTWEEIENARREGPPPLPDVPGLPTEVAMLCRRCLDADPRNRPTAQHVADVLTESIAPQPETGLSRGLASGVAIALTVSAVLAIVGWTDTMEPVREQPLAAVSASLGPPVGEPTVSAEPVDRSEEARVRTEPVASPLPNVKAYREPETRSAPIGEVEEPLNAAPIASVTLPDAVDAFSAAVQAAQDRSMLQEHVAVDLRQVADNLIHDADTTGVLSTLREKVDTRHREGLLPEHVHRALQVRLDVIEKALESGGPA, encoded by the coding sequence GTGAATCCGCATAAAGCGGGGGGATTGAAAGAGGGGGATGTACTAACACGCCGATACCGCCTGCTGGAACGGATAGCGTCTGGGGGCATGAGCGCCATCTGGCGTGCGTTCGACCAGTCGCTGCACCGGATGGTCGCCGTCAAGGTGCTCGACCGGCCGCTCGACGCCGACCATGGCGAACGTGAACTCATCAGGCGCGAGGCCAGGGCCGCCGCCCGGATCATCCATCCGGATGCCATCGAGGTCTACGACTACGGGGAGACGGTGACCTCGAACGGGCGGATGGCCGCGTTCGTCGTCATGCGGCTGCTGGACGGCACGCCGCTTGCCGACCGCATCGCGGACGGTCCGCTGCCGTGGCAGGAGGCGGTGACCATCGCCGCCCGGGTGGCGAAGGTGCTCGCCGCCGCGCACGAGCGCGGCATCGTGCACCGCGACGTCACCGCGGAGAACGTGCTGATCACACCGGACGGTGCCAAGCTGCTCGACTTCGGCATCGCCGCCTTCGTCGGCGAGCAGGCGTCGGAGCGGGTGGCCGACTACGGCACGCCGCCGTACGTCGCGCCGGAACGGCTGGCCGGTGTGATCACCGATCCCGCGGTCGACGTCTACTCGCTGGGCGTGCTGCTGTTCGAGATGCTGACCGGGGACACTCCGTATCCGGAGCGGACCTGGGAAGAGATCGAGAACGCGCGCCGGGAGGGACCGCCGCCGTTACCCGACGTCCCTGGGCTGCCCACAGAAGTGGCGATGCTGTGCCGCAGGTGCCTGGACGCCGATCCGCGGAACCGTCCGACAGCCCAGCACGTCGCCGACGTCCTGACCGAGTCGATCGCCCCGCAGCCCGAGACGGGGCTGTCGCGTGGCCTGGCGAGCGGGGTGGCGATCGCCCTGACCGTGAGCGCCGTGCTCGCGATCGTGGGCTGGACCGACACCATGGAGCCGGTGCGGGAGCAGCCGCTCGCCGCCGTGTCGGCTTCGCTCGGTCCGCCGGTCGGGGAACCGACGGTGAGCGCCGAGCCCGTCGACCGGTCCGAGGAGGCACGGGTGCGTACCGAGCCGGTGGCGTCCCCGCTGCCGAACGTCAAGGCCTATCGGGAGCCGGAGACGCGGTCGGCCCCGATCGGGGAGGTGGAGGAACCGCTCAACGCCGCCCCGATCGCCTCCGTGACGCTGCCGGATGCGGTGGACGCCTTCTCCGCGGCGGTGCAGGCCGCGCAGGACCGGAGCATGCTCCAAGAGCACGTCGCGGTAGACCTGCGCCAGGTGGCCGACAACCTGATCCATGACGCCGACACCACCGGCGTGCTGTCCACCTTGCGGGAGAAGGTGGACACCCGCCACCGCGAAGGGCTGCTGCCGGAGCACGTGCACCGCGCCCTGCAGGTGCGGCTGGATGTGATCGAAAAGGCGCTGGAAAGCGGCGGACCGGCCTGA
- a CDS encoding LacI family DNA-binding transcriptional regulator codes for MDDLPTLAQVAAAAGVSPATASRVLTGSVRVSTSTRRQVHDAMSRLGYVRRRAPRGVSNRRSDQLIAAVVCESPQRLFTEPFYARLLSSAEDTLAGHGVPMMIMTATPNTSTITAPPLVSGTVDGIILIGARERHPILVTLAASGIPIRCVGRPPDDIDIPYVDMDNRDGGRQAAEHLLLGGRKSITAIGGPPGLPGAADRLEGFLQTLSRAGMINVPVAYGDFTHASGCHAMQWLLNRVPHLDAVFAASDTMAAAAIQTLRRAGRRVPDDVAVVGYDDSPIARHTAPPLTTVRQPVEELTSMAVRLLLATISSGETPSNNPTLPTELVIRESA; via the coding sequence ATGGACGATCTGCCCACCCTCGCTCAGGTCGCCGCCGCAGCCGGCGTCTCCCCAGCGACTGCCTCTCGTGTACTGACGGGTTCGGTGCGGGTGAGCACCTCGACCCGGCGCCAGGTCCACGACGCGATGTCCCGTCTGGGATACGTACGCCGCCGCGCTCCCAGAGGCGTCTCCAACCGACGCAGCGACCAGCTCATCGCCGCCGTGGTCTGCGAGTCACCTCAACGCCTGTTCACCGAGCCGTTCTACGCGCGATTACTGTCCTCCGCCGAGGACACGCTCGCTGGGCACGGCGTGCCGATGATGATCATGACCGCCACTCCCAACACCTCGACCATCACCGCTCCGCCGCTGGTGTCGGGCACGGTGGACGGGATCATCCTGATCGGCGCCCGGGAACGGCACCCGATCCTGGTGACCCTCGCCGCCTCCGGCATACCGATCCGGTGCGTCGGGCGTCCGCCGGACGACATCGACATCCCGTACGTGGACATGGACAACCGGGACGGCGGGCGGCAGGCCGCCGAGCACCTGCTGCTCGGCGGACGCAAGTCCATCACGGCGATCGGTGGCCCACCGGGCCTGCCCGGTGCCGCCGACCGGCTGGAGGGGTTCCTGCAGACCCTCTCCCGAGCCGGCATGATCAACGTGCCGGTGGCGTACGGCGACTTCACCCACGCATCCGGCTGTCATGCCATGCAGTGGCTGTTGAACCGCGTACCCCACCTCGATGCGGTCTTCGCCGCCTCCGACACCATGGCCGCCGCGGCGATCCAGACGCTGCGCAGAGCCGGACGCAGGGTTCCGGACGACGTGGCCGTGGTGGGCTACGACGACTCGCCGATCGCCCGGCACACCGCGCCTCCGCTGACCACCGTGCGCCAGCCGGTCGAGGAGCTGACCTCGATGGCGGTGCGCCTCCTCCTGGCGACCATATCGTCGGGAGAAACCCCGTCCAATAATCCGACTCTCCCCACTGAGCTGGTGATACGTGAATCCGCATAA
- a CDS encoding DUF2516 family protein, whose product MIEIHGILDLIFWLLAIGAFAMAAYAFVHALRTPTRAFAITGKQTKKLWMIILGFAVLFAFAAAVQYLHTLSIFTIASVIASGIYLADVRPAVSEIGKGGNSGPYGLY is encoded by the coding sequence ATGATTGAGATCCACGGCATCTTGGACCTGATCTTCTGGCTGCTCGCCATCGGGGCGTTCGCCATGGCCGCCTACGCGTTCGTGCACGCGCTGCGCACCCCCACACGGGCTTTCGCCATCACCGGCAAGCAGACGAAGAAGCTGTGGATGATCATCCTGGGCTTCGCCGTGCTCTTCGCCTTCGCCGCGGCCGTGCAGTACCTCCACACCCTTTCGATCTTCACGATCGCGTCGGTGATCGCATCCGGCATCTATCTTGCAGACGTCCGACCTGCTGTCAGCGAGATCGGTAAAGGCGGCAACTCAGGTCCCTACGGCCTCTACTAG